One Mycobacterium paraseoulense genomic window, ATCCCTCGTTCGAGGACTACCAGTCGTGGACCGATCGGCTGATCCCGATCGTGATCTGCGACCCGGCTTAGTCGTCAGGCCCCGTACACGGGGACCGGTGGGCGTGCCTTGGCAAGCAGGTCGGCGACGACCGGGCCCAATTCCGCGGGGTCCCACCTGGCGCCCTTGTCGATCTGCGGTCCGTGCGCCCAGCCCTCCGCGACGCGGATCTTGCCGCCCTCGACCTCGAACACCTTCCCGGTGACGTCACGGGATTCGGCGCTGCCCAGCCACACCACCAGCGGCGAGATGTTCTCCGGCGCCATGGCGTCGAAATCCTGGTCCTGCGTTGCCATCATCTCGGCGAAGACGGTCTCGGTCATGCGGGTGCGCGCCGACGGCGCGATGGCGTTGACCGTGACGCCGTAGCGGCCCATCTCGGCCGAGCCGACCAGCGTCATCGCCGCGATGCCGGCCTTGGCGGCGCTGTAGTTGCCCTGCCCGACGCTGCCCTGCAGGCCGGCGCCCGAACTGGTGTTGATGATCCGCGCGTCGACGGTCTTGCCCTCTTTGGACAGGCCCCGCCAGTACGACGCGGCGTGCCGCATCGTGGCGAAGTGGCCCTTGAGGTGCACGGCGATGACGGCGTCGAACTCCTCCTCGCTGGTGTTGGCCATCATCCGGTCGCGCACGATGCCCGCGTTGTTGACCAGAACGTCCAGCCCACCGAAATGGTCGACGGCGGTCTGGATCAGGGCGGCCGCCTCGTCCCAGTCGGCGACGTTGGACCCGTTGGCGACGGC contains:
- a CDS encoding SDR family oxidoreductase translates to MGVVDGRVVIVTGAGGGIGRAHALAFAAEGARVVVNDIGVGLDGSPAGGGSAAQGVVDEITAAGGEAVANGSNVADWDEAAALIQTAVDHFGGLDVLVNNAGIVRDRMMANTSEEEFDAVIAVHLKGHFATMRHAASYWRGLSKEGKTVDARIINTSSGAGLQGSVGQGNYSAAKAGIAAMTLVGSAEMGRYGVTVNAIAPSARTRMTETVFAEMMATQDQDFDAMAPENISPLVVWLGSAESRDVTGKVFEVEGGKIRVAEGWAHGPQIDKGARWDPAELGPVVADLLAKARPPVPVYGA